One Pyxicephalus adspersus chromosome 3, UCB_Pads_2.0, whole genome shotgun sequence genomic window carries:
- the LOC140325453 gene encoding uncharacterized protein, with translation MPKCIFRSCPHFMGKNCFSPGITLHVFPKDLAQIKLWLRQTGQYYDAIDDFAEKILSSKIGSYRMCSAHFLPECYILQGTKVVLKPDAVPTIFPGNVVEVAIKHVPQKKKQHPEEREAGKRAIWSQVDAGTSTIHILQTEMATQTDLTMVTIQSCSPRIPRWNTYERGMQWPEYEFNFHGEEWKVQLDHMYFNSKYKCIQQLPNKEGINKNKSPAASTMQQPSSSSEDYPTNQQEPLGEESESETSPEAPEGFFYSKCSLKNKKTLCILQAKLVALLRHVTDAPHMGSYKRQRTRKLLSQIVEIVCLVAGEDLKLVKKNEDLSKFYQNEGQIPVCYQDVAVFFTKEEWNYIEENEELYKKEILSDPNEPKEEPMEVFIDDFEKETDITDDHFFKLLEVRSQGHSPVGRKRKKVLVPTMPCIPEYTPKGHKDTDWDDNQTGKSENVLDNDDTGEDGGTSRPLDPDIAKEETVCNISDLKPRIKTEDSSPEVSTRWNTAGQCQDASSSMLWIAEDGTTSTLWMPQHSSSSITATVKRSRGRQKKLPILQSDRSSMVQDNMHNHTEIAEHLEGMLQNCPASDCDNQERPLQDTLWCNVCNKHFYNAEELEIHHLTHGKESRLSCEECDAIFEARSDLEKHNAQKHGRLRYPCEVCGLQYNYRSQYIIHQRTHTGEKPFCCTECGQAFGHKCSLLIHMRKHLRSSLFECGRCGKLLDTQQSLEKHRKLRFCINCKKCFTRRALRRHLKTHLPDEMARKGSS, from the exons ATGCCAAAATGTATCTTTCGATCCTGCCCGCACTTCATGGGAAAGAATTGCTTTTCCCCCGGCATAACGTTGCACGTCTTTCCCAAGGACCTGGCCCAGATAAAGCTGTGGCTTCGGCAGACCGGTCAGTACTATGACGCCATTGACGACTTCGCTGAGAAAATTTTATCCTCAAAAATTGGTTCTTACCGCATGTGTTCGGCTCACTTCCTTCCGGAATGTTACATCTTGCAGGGGACTAAAGTGGTCCTGAAACCGGACGCCGTGCCCACTATTTTCCCCGGGAATGTGGTGGAAGTGGCCATAAAGCACGTCCCtcagaaaaagaagcagcaccCCGAGGAGAGGGAGGCCGGGAAAAGAGCTATCTGGTCTCAGGTGGACGCCGGAACCTCCACCATACACATCTTACAGACAGAGATGGCCACCCAGACTGATCTCACTATGGTGACCATCCAATCTTGTTCCCCGCGCATTCCTCGCTGGAATACCTACGAGAGGGGCATGCAATGGCCTGAATATGAGTTTAATTTTCATGGCGAGGAATGGAAGGTGCAGCTGGACCACATGTATTTTAAcagcaaatataaatgtattcagcAGTTACCAAACAAAGAAGGGATCAACAAGAACAAAAGTCCAGCTGCTTCCACGATGCAACAACCTAGCTCCTCCTCCGAGGATTATCCCACCAACCAACAGGAACCTCTTGGGGAGGAGTCTGAGTCTGAAACCTCCCCCGAGGCACCGGAAGGATTCTTCTACTCTAAATGTTctctgaaaaacaagaaaacgTTATGTATCCTACAGGCCAAACTG GTGGCGCTCTTGAGGCACGTGACTGATGCACCACATATGGGCAGTTACAAGAGGCAACGAACCAGGAAACTGCTGAGTCAGATTGTGGAGATCGTGTGTCTTGTGGCTGGAGAG GATTTGAAGTTGGTGAAGAAGAATGAAGATCTCAGCAAGTTCTATCAGAATGAAGGACAG ATTCCGGTCTGCTATCAGGACGTGGCCGTATTCTTCACCAAAGAGGAATGGAATTACATAGAAGAGAATGAGGAGCTTTACAAGAAAGAAATTCTCAGTGACCCCAATGAACCTAAAGAGGAGCCAATGGAGGTCTTCATAG ATGATTTCGAGAAGGAAACAGATATAACAGATGATCATTTCTTTAAACTCTTGGAAGTGAGGTCACaag GTCATAGCCCAGTgggcagaaaaaggaaaaaggtgtTAGTGCCGACCATGCCATGTATTCCAG AGTACACTCCCAAAGGACACAAGGACACGGATTGGGATGACAACCAAACCGGCAAATCAGAAAATGTTCTAG ACAATGATGACACAGGAGAGGATGGCGGCACTTCCAGGCCTCTGGACCCCG ACATTGCCAAGGAAGAAACTGTGTGCAACATCTCAGACCTGAAGCCACGGATCAAAACAGAAGATTCTTCTCCAG AGGTCAGCACGAGATGGAATACAGCAGGTCAGTGCCAGGATGCTTCTAGCTCCATGCTGTGGATAGCAGAGGATGGCACCACCTCCACCCTTTGGATGCCACAGCACAGTTCCTCTTCCATCACAGCCACTGTGAAAAGGTCAAGAGGGCGGCAAAAAAAGCTTCCAATTTTGCAATCGGATAGAAGTAGCATGGTGCAGGATAACATGCACAACCACACGGAAATAGCGGAACATTTAGAAGGTATGCTGCAGAACTGTCCAGCATCGGATTGTGATAACCAGGAAAGACCTTTGCAGGACACGCTCTGGTGCAACgtatgcaataaacatttttacaatgcagAAGAACTTGAAATTCACCATCTCACACACGGTAAGGAATCTCGGCTGAGCTGTGAGGAATGCGACGCCATCTTTGAGGCAAGGAGCGATCTTGAAAAGCATAATGCGCAGAAGCACGGCCGCCTGCGCTATCCCTGCGAGGTCTGCGGTTTGCAGTACAATTACCGCTCGCAGTATATTATTCACCAGCGAACCCACACCGGTGAAAAGCCGTTTTGCTGCACAGAATGCGGACAGGCATTCGGCCATAAATGCAGCTTGCTCATACACATGAGGAAACATTTGAGGAGCTCGCTGTTCGAGTGCGGCCGCTGCGGCAAACTATTGGACACTCAGCAGTCTTTGGAGAAACACCGCAAACTGCGCTTTTGCATCAACTGTAAGAAATGCTTTACCCGTCGGGCACTGAGACGCCATCTAAAAACTCATCTGCCTGACGAGATGGCGAGAAAAGGCTCCAGTTAG